The Burkholderia cepacia ATCC 25416 genome includes a window with the following:
- a CDS encoding circularly permuted type 2 ATP-grasp protein: MKPFDEMLQSGDMVRAPYARLKQWLDTQNPASLAQKAHDAEGVFRKTGITFAVYGDAEAAERLIPFDIVPRIISGTEWSRLSLGIEQRVMALNAFLDDIYHRQEIVRAGIVPKHLIAHNEAFIPEMIDFRPPGNVYTHIIGVDIVRTGENEFYVLEDNARTPSGVSYMLENRETMMQLFPELFQQVKVRPVETYPQMLRQSLAAVCPPGGNADNPTVAVLTPGIHNSAYYEHSFLADQMGVHLVEGSDLQVIDGRVAMRTTEGFQPIDVLYRRVDDAFLDPLTFRPDSVLGVAGIMDVYRAGNITIANAPGTGIADDKAIYSYMPEIVEFYTGRKALLENVPTWRCGEADSLKYVLEHLDELVVKEVHGSGGYGMLVGPAASKAEIEAFAAKLRARPANYIAQPTLALSTTPILTDAGLAPRHVDLRPFVLVSDRIRITPGGLTRVALKEGSLVVNSSQGGGTKDTWVLAD, from the coding sequence ATGAAGCCATTCGATGAAATGCTGCAATCCGGCGACATGGTAAGGGCGCCTTACGCGCGCCTGAAGCAGTGGCTCGACACGCAGAATCCCGCGAGCCTCGCCCAGAAAGCCCACGACGCGGAAGGCGTGTTCCGCAAGACGGGCATCACGTTCGCCGTCTACGGCGACGCGGAGGCCGCCGAGCGGCTGATTCCGTTCGACATCGTCCCGCGCATCATCTCGGGCACGGAATGGAGCCGGCTGTCGCTCGGCATCGAGCAGCGCGTGATGGCGCTCAACGCGTTCCTCGACGACATCTACCATCGTCAGGAAATCGTGCGCGCCGGCATCGTGCCGAAGCACCTGATCGCGCACAACGAAGCGTTCATCCCGGAGATGATCGACTTCCGGCCGCCCGGCAACGTTTACACGCACATCATCGGCGTCGACATCGTGCGCACCGGCGAGAACGAGTTCTACGTGCTGGAAGACAACGCGCGCACGCCGTCCGGCGTGTCGTACATGCTGGAAAACCGCGAGACGATGATGCAGCTCTTCCCGGAGCTGTTCCAGCAGGTCAAGGTGCGCCCGGTCGAAACCTATCCGCAGATGCTGCGCCAGTCGCTCGCGGCCGTATGCCCGCCGGGCGGCAACGCCGACAACCCGACCGTCGCGGTGCTCACGCCGGGCATCCACAACTCCGCTTACTACGAACATTCGTTCCTCGCCGACCAGATGGGCGTGCATCTCGTCGAAGGCAGCGACCTGCAGGTGATCGACGGCCGCGTCGCGATGCGCACGACCGAAGGTTTCCAGCCGATCGACGTGCTGTACCGCCGCGTCGACGACGCGTTCCTCGATCCGCTCACGTTCCGCCCCGATTCGGTGCTCGGCGTCGCGGGGATCATGGACGTCTACCGCGCGGGCAACATCACGATCGCGAACGCGCCCGGCACGGGCATCGCCGACGACAAGGCGATCTACTCGTACATGCCGGAGATCGTCGAGTTCTACACGGGCCGCAAGGCGCTGCTGGAGAACGTGCCGACCTGGCGCTGCGGCGAGGCCGACAGCCTGAAGTACGTGCTCGAGCATCTCGACGAACTGGTCGTGAAGGAAGTGCACGGTTCGGGCGGCTACGGGATGCTGGTCGGGCCGGCCGCGTCGAAAGCGGAGATCGAGGCGTTCGCCGCGAAGCTGCGCGCGCGCCCCGCGAACTACATCGCGCAACCGACGCTCGCGCTGTCCACGACGCCGATCCTGACCGACGCCGGCCTTGCGCCGCGCCACGTCGACCTGCGGCCGTTCGTGCTGGTGTCGGACCGGATCCGCATCACCCCGGGCGGGCTCACGCGGGTCGCGCTGAAGGAGGGATCGCTCGTCGTCAACTCGAGCCAGGGCGGCGGCACCAAGGACACCTGGGTGCTGGCCGACTGA
- a CDS encoding LysR substrate-binding domain-containing protein, which produces MEAKWLEDFLSLADTKSFSRAARHRHLTQSAFSRRIAALETWMDAKLVDRSINPITLTPAGQMFRGLAADILRSMYAARNLVNGYDQFAASDQVVRFAVAHTLVFTLFPEWLKQLNGEVGHVTARVNAVNVPEGVQQLVEGECDLLLGYHHPQLPIVLDPNHFPFVSLGVERILPVSTPDARGKPVFQLPGTPDAPLPLLAYSSGAFLGNIVEMLLLNATEPYVVHRCFETHMSEALKGMVVAGHGIGWLPESCVAKELAEGTLVCAGSGDWITELEIRLYRSARKRGLAAEQLWTYIMNRPRAAVEGAVGADEQASAPATRIARRSAGAGR; this is translated from the coding sequence ATGGAAGCAAAGTGGCTGGAAGATTTCCTGAGCCTTGCGGATACCAAGAGTTTTTCCCGGGCCGCACGTCACCGGCACCTCACGCAGTCGGCATTCAGCAGACGAATTGCCGCACTCGAAACCTGGATGGACGCGAAGCTGGTCGACCGGAGCATCAACCCGATCACGCTGACGCCGGCCGGCCAGATGTTCCGCGGGCTCGCCGCGGACATCCTGCGCAGCATGTATGCGGCGCGCAATCTCGTGAACGGCTACGACCAGTTCGCGGCCAGCGATCAGGTCGTGCGTTTCGCGGTCGCCCATACGCTCGTCTTCACGCTGTTTCCCGAATGGCTCAAGCAGCTCAACGGCGAAGTCGGCCACGTGACCGCACGCGTGAACGCGGTGAACGTGCCGGAAGGCGTGCAGCAGCTCGTCGAAGGTGAATGCGACCTGCTGCTCGGCTATCACCATCCGCAGTTGCCGATCGTGCTCGACCCGAACCACTTCCCGTTCGTCAGCCTCGGCGTCGAACGGATCCTGCCCGTATCGACGCCCGATGCGCGCGGCAAGCCCGTGTTCCAGCTGCCGGGCACACCCGACGCACCGCTGCCGCTGCTCGCGTATTCGTCGGGCGCGTTCCTCGGCAACATCGTCGAGATGCTGCTGCTGAACGCAACCGAGCCGTACGTGGTGCACCGGTGCTTCGAGACGCACATGTCCGAGGCGTTGAAGGGCATGGTCGTGGCCGGGCACGGGATCGGCTGGCTGCCGGAAAGCTGCGTTGCGAAGGAACTCGCGGAAGGCACGCTCGTATGCGCGGGTTCCGGCGACTGGATCACCGAACTCGAAATCCGCCTGTATCGGTCGGCCCGCAAGCGCGGGCTCGCGGCCGAGCAACTGTGGACGTACATCATGAACCGGCCGCGCGCGGCGGTCGAAGGTGCCGTCGGCGCAGACGAACAGGCATCCGCGCCGGCGACGCGCATCGCACGGCGCAGCGCGGGCGCCGGCCGCTGA
- the pgaA gene encoding poly-beta-1,6 N-acetyl-D-glucosamine export porin PgaA: MANNHQQSCTAVAPSNRRILLHAPLVLLLVASGPCFSAEGDTESGRISEIAGSAGAPDRRPPDVSAQGSPAPDVQPPNARTLIAQASSAQMSDTSTPAASQPGQPPDPQTPGAPTSSPSTPGMPAPNAQAPGAQPPASQVPEAQAPNAQIPDLRTADPATVRNDVFGLASSGGAVKALEEAKARPDVFSAVDLARLEELSIRQQVRGGRDKSRSMTSPDRFDGIDNALAAANDLDKRMPSTPEYSPVRTALAGDRTVALAARGEMKQAVATFETIPPDAEISIDALAAVGDAYLYLSEPGKANAVYQRALKQATAPQADIATRGFQYGARTRPIELREGLFWSYVDQGRAADANLALEDMGKSLPPAKDVRTWGPENDDYLRYYRLRAQYLIYTGRVDEGIASLEKLEKEVPFNAEVRAAHADAVSGQSHPRQAIAMYRASLTDHPDSVEMLAGLGRASLTADDYASARNVDQTLGNTFPDSGAVRGFKRDYKAYRSPVFTTDLSFEHGNSALADNSFTSDSYVYSQPFGDNWRVFSHTFFGHAQTDGGNVSRTRTGVGGDYRHGPLTVLGEVTRSFGADGRTGGRGSIAYALNDYWTVGAGLDTNDNSLPWKAYAAHIWGRSANVSVVYRQSDRREVKLSYGVSRYSDSNLHQEISATATQRVYTSATQLVNVSLDLGTDSNTRQDAPYFNPGRDYAAAATVMHQLTLWKKGDMSLQQRLSASGGVYNERGFGTSPLWTARLEHAWTFKHDITLTYGVEISSHAYDGQRERSETGFLSVNLPF; encoded by the coding sequence GTGGCCAACAATCATCAACAATCCTGCACGGCCGTCGCTCCGTCCAACCGGCGGATCCTCCTGCATGCGCCACTGGTATTGCTGCTCGTCGCGTCCGGCCCCTGCTTCTCCGCCGAAGGCGATACGGAGTCGGGCCGCATCAGTGAAATCGCCGGGTCCGCCGGCGCACCGGACCGGAGGCCGCCCGACGTGTCGGCACAGGGTTCGCCCGCGCCGGATGTGCAACCGCCGAATGCGCGGACGCTGATCGCGCAGGCATCGAGTGCGCAGATGTCCGACACGTCGACTCCTGCCGCTTCTCAGCCCGGTCAGCCCCCCGATCCGCAAACACCGGGGGCGCCGACGTCGAGCCCGTCGACACCGGGCATGCCGGCGCCGAACGCGCAGGCCCCCGGCGCGCAGCCGCCAGCCTCCCAGGTACCCGAAGCCCAGGCGCCGAACGCGCAGATACCCGATCTCCGCACCGCCGATCCGGCCACGGTCCGCAACGACGTGTTCGGTCTCGCATCGAGCGGCGGCGCGGTCAAGGCGCTGGAGGAAGCGAAAGCGCGCCCCGACGTGTTCTCCGCGGTCGATCTCGCGCGGCTCGAGGAACTGTCGATCCGCCAGCAGGTGCGCGGCGGACGCGACAAGTCGCGCTCGATGACGAGCCCCGACCGCTTCGACGGGATCGACAACGCGCTCGCCGCCGCGAACGACCTCGACAAGCGGATGCCGTCCACGCCCGAGTATTCGCCGGTCAGGACGGCGCTCGCCGGCGACCGGACGGTAGCGCTGGCGGCACGCGGCGAGATGAAGCAGGCCGTCGCGACGTTCGAGACGATTCCGCCGGACGCGGAGATCTCGATCGACGCACTGGCGGCCGTCGGCGACGCGTACCTGTACCTGAGCGAACCGGGCAAGGCCAACGCGGTATACCAGCGCGCGCTGAAGCAGGCGACCGCGCCGCAGGCCGACATCGCGACGCGCGGCTTCCAGTACGGCGCACGCACGCGCCCGATCGAATTGCGCGAGGGGCTGTTCTGGTCGTACGTCGACCAGGGACGCGCGGCCGATGCGAACCTGGCGCTCGAGGACATGGGCAAATCGCTGCCGCCGGCCAAGGACGTGCGCACCTGGGGGCCGGAAAACGACGACTACCTGCGCTACTACCGGCTGCGCGCGCAATACCTGATCTACACGGGCCGGGTGGACGAAGGGATCGCCTCGCTGGAAAAACTCGAGAAGGAAGTGCCGTTCAACGCGGAAGTCCGCGCCGCGCATGCCGACGCGGTCTCGGGCCAGTCGCACCCGCGCCAGGCGATCGCGATGTATCGCGCGTCGCTGACCGACCACCCGGACAGCGTCGAGATGCTCGCGGGGCTCGGCCGCGCATCGCTGACGGCAGACGATTACGCGAGCGCGAGGAACGTCGACCAGACCCTGGGCAACACGTTCCCGGACAGCGGCGCCGTGCGCGGGTTCAAGCGCGACTACAAGGCGTACCGCAGCCCCGTGTTCACGACCGACCTGAGCTTCGAGCACGGCAACAGCGCACTGGCCGACAACAGCTTCACGTCGGACAGCTATGTGTATTCGCAACCGTTCGGCGACAACTGGCGGGTCTTCTCGCATACGTTCTTCGGCCATGCCCAAACCGACGGCGGCAACGTCAGCCGCACGCGCACGGGCGTCGGCGGCGACTACCGGCACGGCCCGCTCACCGTGCTGGGCGAAGTCACGCGCTCGTTCGGCGCGGACGGCCGAACCGGCGGCCGCGGGTCGATCGCGTACGCGCTGAACGACTACTGGACGGTCGGCGCCGGGCTCGACACCAACGACAACTCGCTGCCGTGGAAGGCGTATGCCGCTCACATCTGGGGCCGCTCCGCGAACGTCTCGGTCGTGTATCGCCAGAGCGACCGCCGCGAAGTCAAGCTGAGCTACGGCGTGAGCCGCTACAGCGATTCGAACCTGCACCAGGAGATTTCCGCGACCGCCACGCAGCGCGTGTACACGTCCGCCACCCAGCTCGTCAACGTATCGCTGGACCTCGGCACCGACAGCAACACGCGGCAGGACGCCCCCTACTTCAACCCGGGCCGCGACTATGCGGCCGCGGCGACCGTCATGCACCAGTTGACCTTATGGAAGAAGGGAGACATGTCGCTGCAGCAGCGCCTGTCGGCGTCAGGCGGTGTTTACAACGAGCGCGGCTTCGGCACGAGCCCGCTGTGGACCGCGCGCCTCGAGCACGCGTGGACGTTCAAGCACGACATCACGCTGACCTACGGCGTCGAAATCAGCAGTCATGCGTACGACGGCCAGCGCGAGCGCTCCGAAACCGGCTTCCTGTCGGTCAACCTGCCGTTCTAG
- the pgaB gene encoding poly-beta-1,6-N-acetyl-D-glucosamine N-deacetylase PgaB yields the protein MQSRRTFMCGCLGTFAACSLFPGVSNARMIDLLPPSDPVDGKTFRVICMHDVRDNLLATFSSSTMVDPYAVDTGTLTAIFSWLQTNNYHTVTVRQIEASRHGGKPLPPRAVLLTFDDGYSSHYTKVLPLLERFKYPAVMGIVTAWIDAPLDTPIKISDKVQMPRDYFMTWDQVKKVGQSEFVELGCHTHNLHHGAVANPQGNELPATTSHLYLQDQKRYETDAEFEARVHDDLQTCVRQIRERTGIVARSMVWPYGAENQPVRKISTSLGMDIQFSLDAGPNTPDVPLDRLRRILMMYDVDIGGFERSMREPASNRGDVDIPERVVQVDLDQVYDPDPARQEANLGKLIERIYRMQPKSVYLQAYADPKGTGVAESLYFPNRHLPMRGDLFSRAAWQLSTRSNVQVYAWMPVLAFRPRADKHRGLEAVSAYGGAPARENGSRVYRLSPFDPEARLFIEQIYEDLGKYASFSGILFSDDAVLDDYEDAGRHALSTYAQWGLPADIGKIRATPDLMKRWTRQKSRYLIDLTRQLEQIVLANQNAGDVLTARNIFALPVLKPESEAWFAQNYDDFLATYDFVALMAMPYMEQAQDPERWMDQLVDAVRAKQLGTRRTVFELQSYDWHARKDIGGTALLAQMRRLRSKGAVNFGYYPDNFLNNQPDLDTMRDVMSLKSRLDPTSINALMQMQKTQGTKTP from the coding sequence ATGCAATCCAGACGGACCTTCATGTGCGGATGCCTCGGTACGTTTGCGGCCTGTTCGTTGTTCCCCGGCGTGTCGAACGCCAGGATGATCGACCTGCTGCCGCCGTCCGATCCGGTCGACGGCAAGACGTTCCGCGTGATCTGCATGCATGACGTGCGCGACAACCTGCTCGCGACGTTCTCGTCGTCGACGATGGTCGATCCGTACGCGGTCGATACCGGCACGCTGACGGCCATCTTCTCGTGGCTGCAGACCAACAACTACCACACCGTGACGGTCAGGCAGATCGAAGCGTCACGACACGGCGGCAAGCCGCTGCCGCCGCGCGCGGTGCTGCTCACGTTCGACGACGGCTACAGCAGCCACTACACGAAAGTCCTGCCGCTGCTCGAGCGCTTCAAGTATCCGGCCGTGATGGGCATCGTCACCGCCTGGATCGACGCGCCGCTGGATACGCCGATCAAGATCAGCGACAAGGTCCAGATGCCGCGCGACTACTTCATGACGTGGGACCAGGTGAAGAAGGTCGGCCAGTCGGAATTCGTCGAGCTCGGGTGCCACACGCACAACCTTCATCACGGCGCGGTCGCGAATCCGCAGGGCAACGAACTGCCGGCGACCACGTCGCACCTCTACCTGCAGGACCAGAAACGCTATGAAACCGACGCCGAATTCGAAGCGCGCGTGCACGACGACCTGCAGACATGCGTGCGGCAGATCCGCGAACGCACCGGCATCGTCGCACGCTCGATGGTCTGGCCGTACGGCGCGGAAAACCAGCCCGTGCGCAAGATCTCGACGTCGCTCGGCATGGACATCCAGTTCAGCCTCGATGCCGGCCCGAATACGCCGGACGTGCCGCTCGACCGGTTGCGGCGGATCCTGATGATGTACGACGTCGACATCGGCGGGTTCGAGCGGTCGATGCGCGAGCCGGCCTCCAACCGCGGCGATGTCGACATTCCCGAGCGCGTCGTGCAGGTCGATCTCGACCAGGTCTACGATCCCGATCCGGCGCGCCAGGAAGCGAATCTCGGCAAGCTGATCGAGCGCATCTACCGGATGCAGCCGAAATCGGTATACCTGCAGGCGTACGCCGACCCGAAGGGCACGGGTGTCGCGGAATCGCTGTATTTCCCGAACCGGCACCTGCCGATGCGCGGCGACCTGTTCTCGCGCGCCGCCTGGCAGCTCAGCACGCGCTCGAACGTGCAGGTGTATGCGTGGATGCCGGTGCTCGCGTTCCGGCCGCGGGCGGACAAGCATCGCGGCCTGGAAGCCGTCAGCGCATACGGCGGCGCGCCGGCGCGCGAGAACGGCTCGCGCGTGTACCGCCTGAGCCCGTTCGACCCCGAAGCGCGGCTGTTCATCGAGCAGATCTACGAGGATCTCGGCAAGTACGCGTCGTTCAGCGGCATCCTGTTCAGCGACGACGCCGTGCTCGACGATTACGAAGACGCCGGCCGGCACGCGCTGAGCACGTACGCGCAATGGGGCCTGCCGGCCGACATCGGCAAGATCCGCGCGACACCCGACCTGATGAAGCGCTGGACGCGGCAGAAAAGCCGCTACCTGATCGACCTGACGCGCCAGCTGGAACAGATCGTGCTCGCGAACCAGAACGCGGGCGACGTGCTGACGGCGCGCAACATCTTCGCGCTGCCGGTGCTGAAGCCGGAATCGGAAGCGTGGTTCGCGCAGAACTACGACGATTTCCTCGCCACCTACGACTTCGTCGCGCTGATGGCGATGCCGTACATGGAACAGGCGCAGGACCCCGAGCGCTGGATGGACCAGCTCGTCGACGCCGTCCGCGCGAAACAGCTCGGCACCAGGCGCACCGTGTTCGAACTGCAGTCGTACGACTGGCACGCGCGCAAGGACATCGGCGGCACCGCGCTGCTCGCGCAGATGCGGCGCCTGCGCAGCAAGGGCGCGGTGAACTTCGGCTACTACCCGGACAACTTCCTGAACAACCAGCCGGATCTCGACACGATGCGCGACGTGATGTCGCTGAAGTCGCGCCTCGATCCGACCTCCATCAACGCGCTGATGCAGATGCAGAAAACACAGGGGACGAAGACGCCATGA
- a CDS encoding alpha-E domain-containing protein, which translates to MLLGRTASGLYWMYRYIERAENIARIVDAGLRMALTRTSDAPAEWSSVLVSSGTDEGYRQKYDAYAADTVTDYLLRDRDNPSSVLSCIEAARSNARMVRTALTREAWESVNGAWLALRRALAQPVPESELPAVLDQVKRETALILGSFYSTMLRNEIFDFAQIGAFVERADNTARIIDVKYHLLLPSVSHVGTILDNYQWETILRCVAAHRSYRWVYDVQYKPMNIADYLILNGRMPRSLRYCYGRVVSSLNLLAKDYGVTHPCHDTATKILQMLSDTSVERIFKSGLHEFLTDFIGRNNSLGIEIAQAYNFD; encoded by the coding sequence ATGCTTCTGGGACGTACTGCAAGCGGTCTCTACTGGATGTACCGCTATATCGAGCGCGCGGAGAATATCGCGCGCATCGTCGATGCCGGGCTGCGGATGGCGCTCACGCGCACGTCCGACGCGCCGGCCGAATGGTCGTCGGTGCTCGTCAGCTCGGGCACGGATGAAGGCTACCGGCAGAAATACGACGCGTATGCGGCCGATACCGTGACCGACTACCTGCTGCGCGACCGCGACAACCCGTCGAGCGTGCTGTCGTGCATCGAGGCCGCGCGCTCGAATGCGCGGATGGTGCGCACGGCGCTCACGCGCGAGGCGTGGGAGAGCGTGAACGGCGCTTGGCTCGCGCTGCGCCGCGCGCTCGCGCAGCCGGTGCCGGAAAGCGAGCTGCCGGCCGTGCTCGACCAGGTGAAGCGCGAAACCGCGCTGATCCTCGGCAGCTTCTACAGCACGATGCTGCGCAACGAGATCTTCGATTTCGCGCAGATCGGCGCGTTCGTCGAGCGCGCCGACAACACCGCGCGGATCATCGACGTGAAATACCACCTGCTGCTGCCGTCGGTGTCGCACGTCGGCACGATCCTCGACAACTACCAGTGGGAGACGATCCTGCGCTGCGTCGCCGCGCACCGTTCGTACCGCTGGGTGTACGACGTGCAGTACAAGCCGATGAACATCGCCGACTACCTGATCCTGAACGGCCGCATGCCGCGCTCGCTGCGCTATTGCTACGGGCGCGTCGTGTCGAGCCTGAACCTGCTCGCAAAGGATTACGGCGTGACACACCCGTGTCACGACACGGCCACGAAGATCCTGCAGATGCTGTCCGATACGTCGGTCGAGCGGATCTTCAAGAGCGGCCTGCACGAATTCCTGACCGACTTCATCGGCCGCAACAACAGCCTCGGGATCGAAATCGCCCAGGCTTACAACTTCGACTGA
- the pgaC gene encoding poly-beta-1,6-N-acetyl-D-glucosamine synthase yields MTSHSIIQRLQDFVFYYPFFMSYLWMIGGVVHYFLLEEGRVLSTRTIAASGIPKISIVVPCFNEAANAQSVIRHLNAMDYPNYDIIAVNDGSQDRTGEILNELAVEIPRLLVIHHARNEGKAVGLTTAAAVSNAEYLLCIDGDSLLAHDAIGWMLEHFLTDPGVGAVTGNPRIRTRTSLLGRMQVGEFSSIVGLIKRTQQVYGRIFTVSGVVTMFRKTALADVGYWSADMLTEDIDISWKLQCRDWRVVYEPHALSWILMPETLMGLYRQRLRWSKGGIQVLLKYAGTLARPTQMMMWPLFAEYLIGIAWAYSMSFILLLALVDVVYPLPLSWHVSVVPHWHGMLLVATCILQLIIGSMIDRQYDEKLLMYFLDTIWYPVAFWLISMITTVVALPAVVLRGRGKRAVWVSPDRGIQHEERADY; encoded by the coding sequence ATGACCAGCCACAGCATCATCCAGCGCCTGCAGGATTTCGTCTTCTACTACCCGTTCTTCATGTCGTACCTGTGGATGATCGGCGGCGTCGTCCATTACTTCCTCCTCGAGGAAGGGCGCGTGCTGTCGACGCGCACGATCGCGGCGAGCGGGATCCCGAAGATCTCGATCGTCGTGCCGTGCTTCAACGAGGCGGCGAACGCGCAGAGCGTGATCCGGCACCTGAACGCGATGGACTACCCGAACTACGACATCATCGCGGTCAACGACGGCAGCCAGGATCGCACCGGCGAGATCCTCAACGAGCTGGCCGTCGAGATCCCGCGGCTGCTCGTGATCCATCACGCGCGCAACGAAGGCAAGGCGGTCGGGCTCACGACCGCGGCCGCGGTGTCGAACGCGGAATACCTGCTGTGCATCGACGGCGATTCGCTGCTCGCGCACGATGCGATCGGCTGGATGCTCGAGCACTTCCTGACCGACCCTGGCGTCGGCGCCGTGACCGGCAATCCGCGCATCCGCACGCGCACGTCGCTGCTCGGCCGCATGCAGGTCGGCGAATTCTCGTCGATCGTCGGGCTGATCAAGCGCACGCAGCAGGTGTACGGCCGCATTTTCACGGTGTCGGGCGTCGTCACGATGTTCCGCAAGACCGCGCTCGCCGACGTCGGCTACTGGAGCGCGGACATGCTGACCGAGGACATCGACATCAGCTGGAAGCTGCAATGCCGCGACTGGCGCGTCGTATACGAGCCGCACGCGCTCAGCTGGATCCTGATGCCCGAGACGCTGATGGGGCTCTACCGGCAGCGGCTGCGCTGGTCGAAAGGCGGCATCCAGGTGCTGCTGAAATATGCGGGCACGCTCGCGCGGCCGACGCAGATGATGATGTGGCCGCTGTTCGCCGAGTACCTGATCGGGATCGCGTGGGCCTATTCGATGTCGTTCATCCTGCTGCTCGCGCTGGTGGACGTCGTCTATCCGCTGCCGCTGAGCTGGCACGTATCGGTCGTGCCGCACTGGCACGGGATGTTGCTGGTTGCGACCTGCATCCTGCAACTGATCATCGGCAGCATGATCGATCGTCAGTATGACGAAAAACTCCTGATGTACTTCCTGGACACCATCTGGTACCCCGTTGCTTTCTGGCTGATCAGCATGATCACCACCGTCGTCGCCCTGCCGGCCGTCGTGCTGCGGGGCCGCGGCAAGCGGGCCGTGTGGGTCAGCCCCGACCGAGGCATTCAACATGAAGAACGCGCCGATTATTGA